A stretch of Camelina sativa cultivar DH55 chromosome 18, Cs, whole genome shotgun sequence DNA encodes these proteins:
- the LOC104763640 gene encoding uncharacterized protein LOC104763640 yields MGLFMRIVERLSTAFPFFQQRRDATGRFDLSTLQKITAAIGIMAYGCPADAVDEYLRLAPSTTLSCLEHFVEGINDLFGDEYLKRPTPEDLQRLLDIGEFRGFPGMIGSIDYVERAFGVLQARFAIVRNPALFWDKAKIGKIMRACIILHNMIVEDERDGYSGYTEFNVLEFSQEQSDRTSQVDATYSVELSNLADMMITRNDIRDRKRHQRLKADLVENIWQNFGTSQDYN; encoded by the exons ATGGGATTGTTCATGCGTATTGTTGAACGACTCTCCACTGCCTTTCCATTCTTTCAACAAAGGCGAGATGCTACCGGAAGGTTCGATCTCTCGACACTACAAAAGATTACAGCAGCAATTGGTATAATGGCATATGGATGTCCAGCTGATGCGGTTGACGAATACCTCCGGCTTGCTCCAAGCACGACGCTTTCATGCTTGGAACATTTTGTTGAAGGAATCAATgatttatttggagatgagtatcTAAAGAGACCCACACCGGAAGATTTGCAACGACTACTTGATATTGGAGAGTTTCGGGGATTTCCTgggatgataggaagcatcgact ATGTcgagcgtgcttttggagtattgcaagctcgatttgccatagtcaGAAACCCTGCTCTTTTTTGGGATAAGGCAAAAATTGGAAAGATAATGAGAGCGTGTATCATactgcacaatatgatagtagaagaCGAACGAGATGGATACTCAGGATACACCGAGTTTAATGTGTTAGAATTCTCACAAGAACAATCTGACAGAACTTCACAAGTGGATGCCACATATTCTGTGGAACTTTCAAACCTCGCCGATATGATGATCACTCGAAATGATATTCGTGATAGAAAAAGACATCAACGATTGAAagctgatttggttgagaatatatggCAAAATTTCGGCACAAGTCAAGATTATAATTAa